A stretch of the Capra hircus breed San Clemente chromosome 10, ASM170441v1, whole genome shotgun sequence genome encodes the following:
- the NYNRIN gene encoding protein NYNRIN — protein sequence MLLSGGDPPAQEWFMVQTKSKPRVQRQRQQVQRIFRVKLNAFQSRPDTPYFWLQLEGPRENMGKAKEYLKGLCNPELWKEVRYPAALHCAFLGAQGLFLDCLCWSTLAYLVPGPPGSLMVGGLTESFIMTQNWLEELVGRLRWGPAPLLTPRGIWEAEVTRAFGALVWIRGDQYAGDLLQLPPAVQELLLSLVRDAAGKEDIIQWLSRIGTSDSRSDPELLICPTHQQKEGPTMVAVGDGPGPFVEMGSPENSKRLTSLGATGAVISGTPGPNTQQETANQLVRVTSNNQGGVDCSREEGSVQASSSQDPVDHTQASSQQRQVRRGEDKLPLQPPVSALSVCSPWKAWTPGPTFAPMWPGAIAATFWRINELHSLHLAWLLSQACFSFPFWQRPLGPIQFKLPGQNPLPLNLGWKQKELVPLPSVESPDCTPDGGPGGEAALQNCPRPETPKKVVSLLVVSGGSGVKDKSIPGLPQIGPPLTSTPQLQASSELGDQGSVQWDCKGPEEGPEAAPPTGQGVPAAQGGLAAPSGPDSKTVPETLKVPVAAAMPTAQAPPTSPVLPAAPKVPETQMVAAAHEERAASEVPSVPTKPAAQVVPTAQKAAAPHTPAAQKRQAAKASPTGPQTPRAQPGPAPKTGPTAPKAPAAPQTSRTPKTPAAQKAPAGPGSTLDAGKLVSEGQPPSRGSASFLKGQGQPGSQGPQCSGPLAPSTKRQPQVEGLLGAGEGTPRQPTRHPQASNTVTSFQRYHEALNTPFELDLSEEPGNPELRRVVIDGSSVAMVHGLQHFFSCRGIAMAVQYFWNRGHREVTVFIPTWQLKKNRRVRESHFLTKLHSLKMLSITPSQLENGKKITTYDYRFMVKLAEETDGVIVTNEQLHVLMNNSKKLMVKDRLLPFTFAGNLFMVPDDPLGRDGPTLDEFLKKPNRLDTDIGNFLKVWKTLPPSSASISELRDDTDPGPPESLQNVEEVREEQEEERQDEEQREEQEMQKPAEEEEEDLDSSLMSVFRAECPSLSEEILRCLSLHDPQDEALDIDLQPAVASPSLGIPWDGKAPCQQVLAQLAQLTIPSNFTALSFFMGFTDSHRDVIPDYEALVAPLHSLLKQKPDWRWELDHEKAFLALKRALVSALCLSVPNPQLPFHLEVTVSQVALTAVVYQEHSGRKHPVAYTSKPLLPDEDSEGPQSGGDSPYAVAWALKHFSRYIGDTPVVLDLFYASRTSVDPEAWDGRRVAKAWLIRWALLVQDKGKRALELTLLQGLLGKNRLLTPTACMPRLFQVLPPFSDLSTFVCIHMSGYCFYREDEWCAGFGLYVLSPTSAPVSLSFSCSPYTPTYAHLAAVACGLERFGRSHMPIVFLTHCNWIFSLLWELLPLWRARGFLSSDGTPLPHPSLLSYIIDLTSGLSSLPFIYRTSYRGSLFAVTVDTLAKEGAQGGDQCWNLPNDVPAPIVTPRTVCKRPDLLALQRSDGTLADIMAKLQAGQKVSNSSPFSSAFSSLSLDKESGLLMFKGDKRPRVWVVPRQLRRDLIFAVHDGPMGAHQRPEETYRKLRLLGWWPGMQEHVRHYCRSCLFCIPRNLLGSEVKVIESLWPLRSTAPWSNLQIEVVGPVTVSEEGHKHVLIVADPNTRWVEAFPLKPYTHTAVAQLLLQHVFARWGIPVRLEAAQGPQFARHVLVSCGLALGVHVASPSRDLQFPCLTSSGAYWEFKRALKEFIFLHGKKWAASLPLLHLAFRASSSQASPFRILTGAEERLTEPLWWEMSSANIEGLKMDLFLLQLTRELLELHWRLAEKTSEKAENRRFKRERQEKEWNVGDQVLVLSLPRNGSSAKWVGPFYIGDRLSPSLYRVWGFPTPEKLGCIYPSSLMKPFAKSVTPLSFKVLEQ from the exons ATGCTCCTGTCCGGGGGCGACCCTCCGGCGCAGGAATGGTTCATGGTGCAGACCAAGTCGAAGCCCCGAGTGCAGCGGCAGCGGCAGCAAGTGCAGCGCATCTTCAGGGTCAAGCTGAACGCTTTCCAGAGCCGCCCGGACACCCCCTACTTCTGGCTGCAGCTCGAGGGACCCAGGGAGAACATGGGCAAAGCCAAG GAGTATCTGAAGGGCCTGTGCAACCCGGAGCTATGGAAGGAGGTCCGCTACCCGGCGGCTCTGCACTGCGCCTTCCTTGGGGCCCAGGGCCTCTTCCTGGACTGCCTGTGCTGGAGCACCCTGGCCTACCTGGTGCCCGGCCCCCCGGGCTCCCTGATGGTGGGCGGGCTGACCGAGTCTTTCATCATGACCCAGAACTGGCTGGAGGAGCTGGTGGGGCGGCTGCGCTGGGGCCCGGCCCCTTTGCTCACTCCCCGTGGCATCTGGGAAGCCGAGGTGACCCGGGCCTTTGGGGCCCTGGTCTGGATCCGTGGTGACCAGTATGCTGGGGACCTGCTGCAGCTGCCCCCGGCGGTCCAGGAGCTGCTGCTGAGCCTGGTGCGGGATGCCGCTGGCAAGGAGGACATCATCCAGTGGCTCAGCCGCATCGGCACCTCCGACTCCCGCTCAGATCCTGAGCTCCTGATCTGTCCAACCCACCAGCAAAAGGAAGGTCCAACCATGGTGGCCGTGGGAGACGGTCCTGGCCCCTTTGTGGAGATGGGGAGCCCAGAAAATTCAAAGAGATTAaccagcctgggagccacaggggCCGTAATCTCGGGTACCCCAGGCCCAAACACCCAGCAGGAGACAGCAAACCAGCTGGTCCG GGTCACATCCAACAACCAAGGTGGTGTGGACTGTTCTCGCGAGGAAGGGTCAGTGCAAGCCAGCAGCAGCCAGGACCCCGTGGATCACACCCAAGCCTCGTCTCAGCAGAGGCAGGTCCGGAGAGGGGAAGACAAGCTCCCGCTCCAGCCTCCAGTATCAGCCCTGAGTGTGTGCTCACCCTGGAAGGCCTGGACCCCAGGGCCAACCTTTGCACCCATGTGGCCAGGGGCTATTGCTGCTACCTTCTGGAGGATCAATGAACTGCATTCTCTTCACCTGGCCTGGCTCCTGTCCCAGGCATGCTTCAGTTTCCCTTTCTGGCAGAGGCCACTGGGCCCCATTCAGTTCAAGCTGCCAGGGCAGAATCCTTTGCCCTTAAATCTGGGATGGAAACAGAAGgagctggttcctctgcccagtGTGGAAAGCCCAGACTGTACACCAGACGGCGGGCCGGGAGGAGAGGCAGCCCTACAGAACTGCCCAAGGCCAGAGACCCCCAAAAAAGTCGTGAGTTTACTGGTGGTCTCTGGAGGCTCAGGGGTAAAGGATAAGTCTATCCCTGGACTTCCACAGATAGGGCCACCTTTGACCTCTACACCGCAGCTCCAAGCCAGCAGTGAGCTGGGGGATCAAGGAAGTGTGCAGTGGGATTGTAAGGGGCCAGAAGAGGGGCCCGAGGCAGCGCCGCCCACTGGGCAAGGGGTGCCTGCTGCTCAAGGGGGGCTGGCAGCTCCGTCGGGACCTGACTCGAAGACAGTGCCTGAAACTCTCAAAGTGCCCGTGGCTGCCGCAATGCCCACAGCTCAAGCCCCACCCACAAGTCCAGTGCTGCCTGCAGCCCCCAAAGTGCCTGAAACCCAGATGGTGGCGGCAGCCCATGAAGAACGTGCAGCCTCCGAAGTGCCTTCAGTTCCAACAAAGCCGGCAGCTCAAGTGGTGCCCACAGCACAAAAGGCCGCAGCTCCCCATACTCCCGCAGCTCAGAAAAGACAGGCAGCCAAAGCATCGCCTACAGGTCCCCAGACACCCAGAGCCCAGCCTGGGCCTGCCCCTAAAACCGGACCTACAGCTCCCAAAGCCCCTGCCGCcccccaaacttccagaactccGAAAACGCCGGCGGCTCAGAAGGCGCCTGCAGGTCCGGGGTCCACCCTGGATGCAGGCAAACTCGTGAGTGAAGGCCAGCCTCCGTCAAGGGGCAGTGCTTCCTTCCTGAAGGGCCAGGGGCAGCCTGGAAGTCAGGGGCCACAGTGCAGTGGCCCCTTGGCTCCCAGTACCAAGCGCCAGCCTCAGGTGGAGGGgctcctgggggctggggaggggacccCAAGGCAGCCGACTCGCCACCCACAGGCAAGCAACACAGTGACCAGCTTCCAGAGGTACCACGAGGCCCTGAATACACCCTTCGAGCTGGACCTGTCAGAAGAACCTGGGAACCCGGAGTTGCGGCGGGTGGTCATTGATGGCAGCAGCGTGGCCATGGT GCACGGTCTCCAGCACTTCTTCTCCTGCCGGGGCATTGCCATGGCAGTGCAGTATTTCTGGAACCGAGGACACCGAGAGGTCACGGTGTTTATACCCACCTGGCAGCTGAAGAAGAACCGGAGGGTGAGAG AGAGCCACTTTCTGACAAAGCTGCACTCCCTCAAGATGCTTTCAATCACCCCCTCCCAGCTCGAGAACGGCAAGAAGATCACCACCTACGACTACAG GTTCATGGTCAAGCTGGCGGAAGAAACAGATGGCGTCATCGTCACCAATGAGCAGCTCCACGTCCTGATGAATAATTCCAAGAAACTGATGGTCAAAGATCG CCTGCTGCCCTTCACCTTTGCGGGGAATCTCTTCATGGTGCCCGATGACCCCCTGGGCCGTGATGGCCCCACCCTGGATGAGTTTCTGAAGAAGCCAAACAG GTTGGACACCGACATTGGCAACTTCCTAAAGGTGTGGAAGACCCTTCCTCCCAGCTCGGCCAGCATCTCTGAGCTGAGGGACGACACGGACCCTGGCCCCCCGGAGAGTCTGCAGAATGTGGAAGAAGtcagggaggagcaggaggaggagagacaggacgaggagcagagagaggagcaggagatgcagaagccagctgaggaggaggaggaggacctgGACTCTTCGCTGATGTCTGTGTTCAGGGCTGAGTGCCCTTCCCTCTCAGAGGAAATCCTCCGGTGCCTCAGCCTCCACGACCCCCAGGACGAGGCCCTGGACATTGATCTCCAGCCGGCGGTGGCCTCTCCCTCACTGGGCATCCCCTGGGATGGAAAGGCTCCCTGCCAGCAGGTCCTTGCCCAGCTGGCCCAGCTGACCATCCCCAGCAATTTCACCGCCCTCTCCTTCTTTATGGGGTTCACGGACTCCCACCGGGACGTCATCCCCGACTATGAAGCCCTTGTGGCGCCCTTGCACAGCCTGCTCAAGCAGAAGCCGGACTGGCGGTGGGAGCTGGACCATGAGAAGGCCTTCCTGGCCCTGAAGCGAGCCCTGGTGTCCGCCCTCTGCCTGTCGGTCCCCAACCCCCAACTGCCCTTCCACCTGGAGGTGACGGTGAGCCAAGTGGCCCTGACGGCCGTTGTGTACCAGGAGCACTCGGGGAGGAAGCACCCTGTAGCCTATACCTCAAAACCCCTCCTCCCCGACGAGGACAGCGAGGGCCCACAGTCAGGGGGAGACAGCCCCTACGCCGTGGCCTGGGCCCTCAAGCATTTCTCTCGCTACATTGGGGACACCCCCGTGGTCCTGGACCTTTTCTACGCCTCCCGGACCTCTGTGGACCCTGAGGCGTGGGACGGCCGCAGGGTTGCCAAAGCGTGGTTGATCAGATGGGCCCTCCTGGTACAGGACAAGGGCAAGAGAGCGCTGGAACTGACCCTTCTGCAGGGCCTGCTGGGGAAGAACCGGCTGCTGACTCCCACGGCTTGCATGCCTCGGCTTTTCCAGGTTCTGCCTCCTTTTTCTGACCTGTCCACTTTTGTCTGCATCCACATGTCGGGGTACTGCTTCTATCGGGAGGATGAGTGGTGTGCTGGCTTCGGCCTCTATGTGCTGTCTCCCACCAGCGCCcctgtctccctctccttctcctgctccccTTACACCCCGACCTATGCCCACCTGGCGGCCGTGGCCTGTGGCCTGGAGCGCTTTGGCCGGTCCCACATGCCCATTGTTTTCCTCACGCACTGCAACTGGATCTTCAGCCTCCTCTGGGAGCTCCTGCCCCTTTGGAGAGCTCGGGGCTTCCTCTCTTCCGACGGGACCCCACTACCTCACCCAAGCCTGCTCTCCTACATCATAGACCTCACCTCTGGCCTCTCATCCCTCCCGTTCATCTATCGAACCTCCTACCGGGGCTCCCTGTTTGCTGTGACGGTGGACACCCTAGCCAAGGAGGGTGCCCAGGGGGGCGATCAGTGTTGGAATTTGCCAAATGACGTGCCGGCCCCCATAGTGACTCCCCGTACCGTATGCAAGAGGCCCGACTTGCTGGCGTTGCAGCGGAGCGACGGCACCCTGGCCGATATCATGGCCAAGCTGCAGGCCGGGCAGAAGGTATCCAACTCCTCACCCTTCAGTTCTGCCTTTAGCTCCCTCAGCCTCGACAAGGAGAGCGGCCTGCTCATGTTCAAGGGAGACAAGAGGCCCAGGGTCTGGGTGGTCCCGCGGCAGCTCCGGAGGGACCTGATTTTCGCTGTGCACGATGGCCCCATGGGGGCCCACCAGAGGCCCGAGGAGACCTACAGGAAGCTGCGCTTGCTGGGGTGGTGGCCCGGGATGCAGGAGCACGTGAGGCATtactgcaggagctgcttgttcTGCATCCCCCGCAACCTCCTAGGCAGTGAGGTGAAGGTCATCGAGTCTCTGTGGCCCCTCAGGTCCACTGCCCCCTGGTCCAACCTGCAGATCGAGGTGGTGGGCCCGGTCACCGTCAGCGAGGAGGGCCACAAGCATGTGCTGATCGTGGCCGACCCCAACACCAGGTGGGTGGAGGCGTTCCCGCTGAAGCCTTACACGCACACGGCTGTGGCCCAGCTGCTGCTTCAGCATGTGTTCGCCAGGTGGGGCATTCCCGTGAGGCTGGAGGCTGCCCAGGGCCCCCAATTTGCCCGCCACGTCCTGGTGAGCTGTGGGCTGGCCCTGGGAGTTCATGTGGCCTCCCCGAGCAGGGACCTCCAGTTCCCTTGCCTGACGAGCTCCGGGGCCTACTGGGAATTCAAGAGGGCCCTCAAGGAGTTCATCTTCTTGCATGGCAAGAAGTGGGCGGCTTCCCTGCCCTTGCTGCACCTGGCCTTCAGGGCCTCCTCCAGCCAGGCCTCGCCCTTCCGTATCCTGACAGGGGCCGAGGAGAGGCTGACCGAGCCCCTTTGGTGGGAGATGAGCAGTGCGAACATTGAAGGGCTCAAGATGGATTTATTCCTGCTACAGCTCACGAGGGAGCTGCTGGAGCTCCACTGGAGGCTGGCCGAGAAGACAAGCGAAAAGGCCGAGAATAGGCGTTTCAAGCGTGAGAGGCAGGAGAAGGAGTGGAACGTGGGGGACCAGGTCCTTGTGCTGTCCCTCCCCAGGAATGGCAGCAGTGCCAAGTGGGTGGGTCCCTTCTATATCGGGGACCGGCTAAGCCCGTCCCTCTACAGGGTCTGGGGCTTCCCCACCCCGGAGAAGCTTGGGTGCATCTATCCCAGCAGTCTGATGAAGCCCTTTGCCAAGAGTGTCACCCCGCTGTCCTTCAAGGTCTTGGAGCAGTGA